From the genome of Bradyrhizobium elkanii USDA 76, one region includes:
- a CDS encoding LamB/YcsF family protein has protein sequence MTSTIDLNCDLGESFGPWEMGNDAAMIELATSVNVACGFHAGDADIMRRTVELAKARGVSVGAHPGYRDLHGFGRRPMPGLTSSEIENLIAYQIGALQAIATAAGHKVTHVKAHGAISNVACEDDMTARAIANAIKAVDPSLVFVVLANSKLVRAGEAANLRMAHEVFADRAYEDDGNLVSRKKPGAVLHDPKAIADRVVRMVQDGAVVSVTGKVIKMQTDTVCIHGDTRGAVEIARGLREALKQAGITVAPFKTAH, from the coding sequence CATCGACCTTAATTGCGATCTCGGCGAAAGCTTTGGCCCCTGGGAAATGGGCAATGATGCCGCGATGATCGAGCTTGCGACCTCGGTCAACGTCGCCTGCGGCTTTCATGCCGGCGACGCCGACATCATGCGCAGGACGGTCGAGCTGGCGAAGGCGCGCGGCGTCAGCGTCGGCGCCCATCCCGGCTATCGCGACCTGCACGGCTTCGGCCGCCGGCCGATGCCGGGACTGACGTCCTCGGAGATCGAGAACCTGATCGCCTACCAGATCGGCGCCCTGCAGGCGATCGCGACCGCGGCGGGCCACAAGGTCACCCACGTGAAGGCCCACGGCGCGATTTCCAACGTCGCCTGCGAGGACGACATGACCGCAAGGGCGATCGCCAATGCGATCAAGGCGGTCGACCCGAGCCTCGTGTTCGTGGTGCTGGCGAATTCGAAACTTGTGCGTGCCGGCGAGGCTGCCAATCTGCGCATGGCGCATGAGGTGTTCGCCGATCGCGCCTATGAGGACGATGGCAACCTGGTGTCGCGCAAGAAGCCCGGCGCGGTGCTGCACGATCCCAAGGCGATTGCCGACCGTGTGGTGCGGATGGTGCAGGACGGCGCGGTCGTCTCGGTCACCGGCAAGGTGATCAAGATGCAGACCGATACCGTCTGCATCCACGGCGACACCCGCGGTGCCGTCGAGATCGCGCGGGGCCTGCGTGAGGCGCTGAAGCAGGCAGGCATCACCGTTGCGCCGTTCAAGACCGCACACTGA
- a CDS encoding CmpA/NrtA family ABC transporter substrate-binding protein, whose protein sequence is MTTPLHIGFIPLVDAAALIVAVDKGFAAAEGLDVTLVREVSWSNVRDKLNIGLFDAAHLLAPVAIASSLGLGHVKVPIAAPFNLGLNGNAITVSPALHAALMEEIDGDRFDPMATAQALARVVAKRRKSGAEPLTFGMTFPFSTHNYQLRFWMAAGGVDPDEDVQLVVLPPPYMVDSLANGHVDAFCVGAPWNSIAVDLGIGHILHFVSDILLSAVEKVLALRQSWSETHPDVVAALVRAHLRAVEFIERPENRSEVARILAQPERIGVDASVIQRTLDGHLKISPDGTMRESNRYLLVGREAAARPDPGQAAWLYAQMVRWGQTPYRPEALKTAMAVFRPDLYDAASGRPVGASSAIGAFAGPPFDPSDVPGHLAAFKIGRWKA, encoded by the coding sequence ATGACCACACCTTTGCACATCGGGTTCATTCCGCTGGTCGACGCTGCCGCGCTGATCGTTGCCGTCGACAAGGGATTCGCCGCGGCCGAAGGCCTCGACGTCACGCTGGTGCGGGAAGTGTCGTGGTCGAACGTCCGCGACAAGCTCAATATCGGCCTGTTCGACGCCGCTCATCTGCTGGCGCCGGTGGCGATCGCCTCGAGCCTCGGGCTCGGTCACGTCAAGGTGCCGATCGCGGCGCCGTTCAATCTCGGGCTCAACGGCAATGCCATCACGGTCTCGCCGGCGCTGCACGCCGCGCTGATGGAAGAGATCGACGGCGACCGCTTCGATCCGATGGCAACCGCACAGGCGCTCGCCCGCGTGGTGGCAAAGCGGCGGAAGAGCGGGGCGGAGCCGCTGACCTTCGGCATGACCTTCCCGTTCTCGACCCACAATTACCAGTTGCGGTTCTGGATGGCCGCCGGCGGCGTCGATCCCGACGAGGACGTCCAGCTCGTGGTGCTGCCGCCGCCCTACATGGTCGACAGTCTCGCCAACGGCCATGTCGACGCGTTCTGCGTCGGCGCGCCCTGGAATTCGATCGCGGTCGATCTCGGCATCGGCCACATCCTGCACTTCGTCTCCGACATCCTGCTCAGCGCGGTAGAAAAAGTACTTGCTCTGCGGCAGAGCTGGTCGGAGACGCATCCCGATGTCGTGGCGGCACTGGTGCGCGCACATCTGCGCGCCGTGGAGTTCATCGAGCGGCCCGAGAACCGGTCCGAGGTGGCGCGCATCCTGGCGCAGCCCGAGCGGATCGGTGTCGATGCCAGCGTCATCCAGCGCACGCTCGATGGCCACCTGAAGATCTCGCCCGACGGCACCATGCGCGAGAGCAATCGCTATCTGCTGGTCGGGCGCGAGGCGGCGGCGCGGCCTGATCCGGGACAGGCGGCCTGGCTCTATGCGCAGATGGTTCGCTGGGGCCAGACGCCGTACCGGCCGGAGGCGCTGAAAACCGCCATGGCCGTGTTCAGGCCCGATCTCTACGACGCCGCATCGGGTCGCCCGGTTGGAGCCTCCAGTGCCATCGGGGCGTTCGCCGGCCCGCCGTTCGACCCGAGCGACGTTCCGGGGCATCTGGCGGCGTTCAAGATCGGGCGCTGGAAGGCCTGA